One genomic region from Corvus hawaiiensis isolate bCorHaw1 chromosome 21, bCorHaw1.pri.cur, whole genome shotgun sequence encodes:
- the DBH gene encoding dopamine beta-hydroxylase has protein sequence MQSSRSKSCSCPSLKLREVAPMYFTMVAAFLVILVVALQGSAPRESDFLYKVPLDPQGLLELSWNVSYPEQAVHFQLLIRELQFGILFGMSDRGEFENADLAVLWSDGHNSYFGDAWSDAKGQLHMDSQQDYQLLGARRAPEGLYLLFRRAFSTCDPKDYLIEDGTVHLIYGILEEPVHSLQAINISALHGGLQRVQLLKPNVSIPELPSDMKTMEITAPNVVIPSQETTYWCYMAELPAGFPKHHIIMYEPVVTAGNEALVHHMEVFQCAAEFDSFPHYNGPCDSKMKPDRLNYCRHVLAAWAMGAQAFYYPEEAGLAFGGPGSSRYLRLEIHYHNPLVFKGRHDSSGIRLYYTATLRPYDAGIMELGLVYTPVMAIPPGEDNFILTGYCTDKCTQLALPTAGIRIFASQLHTHLAGRKVVTVLSRDGRERQVVNADRHYSPHFQEIRMLKEVVAVFPGDELITTCTYNTEDRSRATVGGFGILEEMCVNYVHYYPQTQLELCKSAVDPGYLHRYFNLVNRFNDEEICMCPQVSVPQQFYSIPWNTFNRDVLKSLYGFAPISMHCNKSSAVQFPGEWEKQPLPSITERLPEPVPHCPPAPGPQPAAPVPLKLGQLRRV, from the exons atgcagagctccaggagcaagtcctgctcctgccccagcctcaAGCTGCGGGAGGTGGCACCCATGTACTTCACCATGGTGGCGGCGTTCCTGGTCATCCTGGtggtggctctgcagggctcgGCGCCCCGCGAGAGTGATTTCCTCTACAAGGTGCCtctggatccccaggggctgctggagctctcCTGGAATGTCAGCTATCCCGAGCAAGCCGTGCATTTCCAGCTCCTCATCAGGGAGCTGCAGTTCGGGATCCTCTTCGGGATGTCGGACAGGGGCGAGTTTGAGAACGCCGACCTGGCTGTGCTCTGGAGCGATGGGCACAACTCCTACTTTGGG GATGCCTGGAGCGATGCCAAGGGGCAGCTCCACATGGATTCCCAGCAGGACTACCAGCTCCTCGGGGCTCGCAGGGCTCCTGAGGGGCTCTACCTCCTCTTCAGAAGAGCCTTCAGCACCTGTGACCCCAAGGACTACCTGATAGAG GATGGCACCGTGCACCTGATCTATGGGATCCTGGAGGAGCCAGTGCACTCCCTGCAAGCCATCAACATCTCTGCCCTCCACGGGGGGCTGCAGAGGGTGCAGCTGCTCAAGCCCAACGTCAGCATCCCTGAGCTGCCCAGCGACATGAAGACCATGGAGATAACGGCCCCAAATGTCGTCATTCCCAGCCAGGAGACGACCTACTGGTGTTACATGGCAGAGCTCCCAGCAGGCTTCCCCAAACACCACATTATCATG TACGAGCCAGTGGTCACGGCGGGCAACGAGGCTCTTGTCCACCACATGGAGGTTTTCCAGTGTGCGGCCGAGTTCGACAGCTTCCCCCACTACAACGGGCCCTGCGATTCCAAGATGAAGCCAGACCGGCTCAACTACTGCAGGCACGTGCTGGCAGCCTGGGCCATGGGGGCACAG GCTTTCTACTACCCTGAAGAAGCAGGTCTTGCCTTTGGTGGCCCAGGCTCCTCCAGATATTTACGCCTGGAGATCCATTACCACAATCCCCTGGTGTTCAAAG GTCGCCATGACTCCTCGGGGATCCGGCTGTACTACACGGCCACCCTGCGTCCCTACGACGCCGGAATCATGGAGCTGGGCTTGGTGTACACGCCAGTGATGGCCATTCCCCCTGGAGAGGATAACTTCATCCTCACAGGGTACTGCACTGATAAATGCACCCAGCTG GCTCTGCCCACTGCTGGCATCCGCATCTTCGCCTCCCAGCTCCACACGCACCTGGCAGGGAGGAAAGTGGTGACGGTGCTGTCCCGGGACGGGAGGGAGCGGCAGGTTGTGAACGCTGACAGGCACTACAGCCCTCACTTCCAG GAGATCCGCATGCTGAAGGAGGTGGTCGCAGTTTTCCCG GGCGACGAACTCATCACCACGTGCACGTACAACACCGAGGACCGGAGCAGAGCCACCGTG GGAGGGTTTGGCATCCTGGAAGAGATGTGTGTGAACTACGTGCACTACTACCCCCAGacccagctggagctgtgcaaaagCGCCGTGGATCCGGGCTACCTGCACCGGTACTTCAACCTCGTGAACAG GTTTAACGACGAGGAGATCTGCATGTGCCCACAGGTCTCCGTCCCACAGCAGTTTTACTCCATCCCCTGGAACACGTTCAACAGGGATGTGCTGAAATCCCTCTACGGCTTTGCTCCCATCTCCATGCACTGCAACAAATCCTCTGCCGTCCAGTTCCCG GGCGAGTGGGAGAAGCAGCCGCTCCCCAGCATCACCGAGAGGCTGCCGGAGCCCGTCCCTCactgcccgcccgccccggggccTCAGCCTGCTGCCCCCGTGCCCCTGAAGCTGGGCCAGCTCCGGAGGGTCTGA
- the LOC125336724 gene encoding uncharacterized protein LOC125336724: MTPRSCSATPQGGEDCSSSFPKDRFAHSCPHNRSEGICRLLAGSAVHQEGTGAARLSFNCPAEAQMCHVPARTGHLEVTCDPAEDQIFFILHCGRELLPHSPRGSHPKGNQPQLGSQTSPLSQIWDRTGPELLFTAQSHCSCSGTEGEDWADLTEKLQLFCLSSCSSHAPPDLLHSQRFTCPRKRCSRQDQLCSSLALQEMHGELAPALP; encoded by the exons ATGACTCCCAGGAGCTGTTCCGCTACACCCCAGGGCGGGGAGGATTGTTCATCATCCTTCCCAAAGGATCGCTTTGCCCACTCCTGTCCCCATAACAGGTCAGAAGGGATCTGCAGGCTGCTCGCTGGTTCTGCTGTGCACCAggagggcactggggctgcCAGGCTGAGTTTCAATTGCCCAGCAGAGGCCCAG ATGTGCCACGTGCCAGCCAGGACAGGACACTTGGAGGTGACTTGTGATCCAGCAGAG GACCAGATTTTCTTTATCTTACACTGTGGAAGAGAACTTTTGCCTCATTCCCCACGAGGATCACATCCAAAGGGGaaccagccccagctgggcagtCAGACCTCCCCACTGAGCCAAATCTGGGACAGAACTGGACCTGAGCTGCTCTTTACAGCTCAGTctcactgctcctgctctggcacTGAAGGTGAGGACTGGGCTGACCTGACTGAGAAGCTCCAGCTcttctgcctctcctcctgctccagccatgCACCCCCAGATCTCCTCCACAGCCAAAG ATTCACGTGTCCCCGCAAAAGATGCTCCAGGCAGGATCAACTCTGCTCCAGCCTTGCTCTGCAGGAGATGCATGGGGAGCTTGCTCCAGCCCTCCCATGA